The proteins below are encoded in one region of Girardinichthys multiradiatus isolate DD_20200921_A chromosome 19, DD_fGirMul_XY1, whole genome shotgun sequence:
- the LOC124855633 gene encoding probable N-acetyltransferase camello → MANIQIRKYRDEDSEAVKELFTSGMNEHLPSSFMHVMKQPLTQMLLMCTFCSLMASSKSFLLPVLAVTLLLAGVRQMIAYIFNKHIEASLKNDLNNIGETYLNREDSCFWVAESDGQVVGTVACLPAEDAPEFLELKRMSVCRSHRGMGIAKALCRTVADFTLDRGYPAVTLYTSMVATDAQKLYEHMGYKKIRQFLLPEFFAKIINFTLIEYRLNLEEEK, encoded by the coding sequence ATGGCCAACATTCAGATCAGAAAGTACCGAGATGAGGACTCTGAGGCTGTAAAGGAGCTCTTCACCTCAGGGATGAATGAGCATCTACCTTCGTCCTTCATGCACGTCATGAAACAGCCCCTGACCCAGATGCTGCTCATGTGCACGTTCTGCTCATTGATGGCCAGCTCCAAGTCCTTCCTGCTGCCCGTCCTGGCAGTCACCCTCCTCCTGGCCGGAGTCCGGCAAATGATTGCCTACATATTCAACAAACACATAGAGGCCTCCTTGAAGAATGACCTCAACAACATTGGCGAGACTTACCTGAATCGTGAAGATTCATGTTTCTGGGTGGCTGAAAGTGACGGCCAGGTGGTCGGGACAGTAGCATGTCTCCCCGCTGAGGATGCACCTGAGTTTTTGGAGCTGAAACGTATGTCTGTTTGTCGCAGTCACCGGGGGATGGGCATCGCTAAAGCTCTCTGTCGGACAGTAGCGGATTTTACTCTGGACAGAGGTTATCCTGCTGTCACCCTCTACACCTCTATGGTCGCAACTGATgctcagaaactgtatgaacaCATGGGTTACAAGAAGATAAGGCAGTTTCTTTTACCTGAGTTTTTTGCCAAAATTATCAACTTCACTCTGATTGAGTACAGACTTAATTTAGAGGAAGAGAAATAA